The Rubripirellula reticaptiva DNA window CCGAGCCGGCGAACATCAGCAATACGATTAGGAGTAGGTCCACGTCCGAAGCAAGACCTTAGTTCGATGAACGGCCGCGATCAGCGGGCCGGGAAAGTTTATTGTCCATTTTAAAAAAACTCCATACCCCGGCTCCGTTGCATCGCATGGTTCGCCGCTTTGTGGTCGCAGTAGTTTGCGTGGATCAGGGATACGCGACGTCACGATTCACCGCGCAACCTGGCAGTGCTGACTGAATATCGCTAGCACCCTTTGGCGTGATTGCGGTTCTCCTTAAGTGAAGAGAACGCAATTCAGGAATCATTGCAAAATACGGCACGGATCCATCACTGACAGAAATACTATCGAGCGTGAGATGTGTTAGTGAGGCGAGCTTTCCCAGATGTCCAATCCCTTGGTCCGTCACTTGAAGTCGTCCGAGGTAAAGACCTTCAAGCTTGCCTAGCCTGCGAAGGTGTTGGAGTCCAGAATCTGAAACGAGGGGACTTGAAATTGACAACCGCTGTAACTCAAAAAACCCGGAAAGAAATTTTAGATCACGATCGTCAATAGGGATATCCACAAGGTCGAGCATGCGTAGTCGATTCATGCCAGCGAGGCTGCGCAAACCATTGCCCGTGATCGCGGTCGAACTGATATCCAGTTTCTCTATCTCGTCAAGACCTTGGAGATGCTTTAGCCCTGCATCGGTAACTGAGGTTCCAGCAATGTCCAACTGCTTGAGTTCGGGGAAAGGTGCGAGCAGTCCAAGGTCTGAGTCTACGAGCTCTCGTGGCGCAAATCCCATATCAGAAAGCCCAACTGGATCGTAAAAATATACGCTCACAAGCCCACCGGAAGAATCGAGATCAACCAGTGCTTTCAAGTCACGAATTGCAAGCAGACTCGTCTCGCGGGATAGCACGGTAGGGGGACGATTCTTAGCTGGATTCGCCAGATCAGTTGTAGGTGCCAGATCAGCTGTGGGCGCCAGATCAGCTGTGGGCGCCAGAACGGGTGGAGGTGCGAGATCGACGGTTTCCAACACTCGCATCCAAATGATCGCACCAAGCACAACGGCAGACAAAGCGATCAAGGAAGCAACGAAAATCGAAGTCGACTTATCTTTCATGCGTCGCTCCATTTGGTTTTCGTAAAACGATCCCGGCGAACGGCCGCCATCACGGGGATCGCCCCCAAGACGATCCACCGGCGAACGCGCCATGGCGATCTCCCGTGCATTTCATGGTTCGCCGCTATTTGGTTTCGAGGGTGACGGGGGAAGGTCGGTCGTCAGCAGTTACGATGACGCGACCCACGCGATGGAACGGTATCAGTATCGTTTGGTTTGGTTCTTCCAGCGGAGTAATCGCAATATAATCGTCGCCGGAAGACACCACGGTGTTCAGCTTGATGCGTTTGTCGAAAGGAGAGTAAGGAGGAACTGAGTTGCGATTACGCTTCGTCGTAATCGCATTCAATTCTT harbors:
- a CDS encoding leucine-rich repeat domain-containing protein, which translates into the protein MKDKSTSIFVASLIALSAVVLGAIIWMRVLETVDLAPPPVLAPTADLAPTADLAPTTDLANPAKNRPPTVLSRETSLLAIRDLKALVDLDSSGGLVSVYFYDPVGLSDMGFAPRELVDSDLGLLAPFPELKQLDIAGTSVTDAGLKHLQGLDEIEKLDISSTAITGNGLRSLAGMNRLRMLDLVDIPIDDRDLKFLSGFFELQRLSISSPLVSDSGLQHLRRLGKLEGLYLGRLQVTDQGIGHLGKLASLTHLTLDSISVSDGSVPYFAMIPELRSLHLRRTAITPKGASDIQSALPGCAVNRDVAYP